From Candidatus Babeliales bacterium, a single genomic window includes:
- a CDS encoding thioredoxin family protein, translating into MAPSNRNMLLIGAIVFVTSIGYYMQWRTTCVVPSCPKCPQAAQSIATIPSDEIVTAQASTEPVKPAPVAAEIATETAPAAQHGVTMITTQQEFDQLIAANDKPVVFKIFAPWCGPCKGMKPVFEKAAQEFGDRITFVEINQDEFDNADALNTPSIPAIIGYKNGKEAARLVGSRSLPELKKELTALISAE; encoded by the coding sequence ATGGCACCGTCAAATAGAAATATGCTTTTAATTGGAGCAATTGTCTTTGTTACTTCGATTGGTTATTACATGCAATGGCGTACAACATGCGTTGTTCCTAGCTGTCCAAAATGCCCACAAGCTGCACAGTCCATTGCAACTATCCCCTCGGACGAAATCGTAACAGCACAAGCCTCAACTGAACCAGTCAAACCAGCCCCTGTTGCTGCTGAAATCGCAACAGAAACAGCACCGGCTGCTCAACACGGTGTTACAATGATCACGACGCAGCAAGAATTTGACCAATTAATTGCAGCAAATGATAAGCCCGTTGTTTTTAAAATATTTGCCCCTTGGTGCGGACCATGCAAAGGCATGAAGCCAGTCTTTGAAAAAGCAGCGCAAGAATTTGGCGATCGCATCACCTTTGTTGAAATTAATCAAGATGAATTTGATAATGCTGATGCGCTCAACACCCCATCAATCCCTGCAATTATCGGCTATAAAAACGGAAAAGAAGCAGCCCGACTTGTAGGAAGCCGCTCGTTACCGGAATTAAAAAAGGAACTTACTGCGCTGATTTCAGCTGAATAA
- the leuS gene encoding leucine--tRNA ligase yields MNYDFKSVESKWQKQWKDANPAASKNSKTDKKYYCLDMFPYPSGSGLHVGHWRGYVLSDIYARIKWLQGYNVLHPMGWDAFGLPAENDAIKKGIHPKEGTAKNIAVFKEQLQHIAAIYDWTKELDTTDPQYYKWTQWIFLQMFHAGLAYESVMPINWCPSCLTGLANEEVVNGGCERCGSIVEQKNIRQWMLRITQYAQKLLDGLDKLAWSDNIKLMQKNWIGRSQGLEINFATHDQQGSAVQLTVYTTRPDTIFGVTFIVIAPDHPLLKSLLSNEKKQEVEWYIKQSKENDSSKHKTGLFSGVYVINPATNGQIPLYIADYVLSSYGTGVVMGVPAHDERDFAFVKQFGLSVVQVIDAPEIQYDAHGTILHAYMGDGTLINSGTFNGLSAFTDGKQAIIKDLVARGVATEKINYKLRDWIFSRQRYWGEPIPLVHCDACGIVPVPEDQLPITLPDVEHYAPTGTGESPLAAMTDWVNTTCPKCSGCAKRETNTMPQWAGSCWYFLRYPNPTLSDRPWSAEDMQYWLPVDLYVGGIEHAILHLLYARFYVKVLYDLGHLPFDEPFTHLFNQGMVLKYSEKSGCVEKMSKSKGNVVNPDEIVASYGSDALRMYMMFMGPPELDCEWQDAGLEGIKRFLYKFWRYMAEMHIVDTQDEQTTRRVHLFLKEFQTRLDHFKPNTAISAAMEWLNDAIAGHMQLNAPLFEYIVVSLSVLAPHMASELLEKKLGKRLVDCPWPTYDPALLTQTTCTVVVQVNGKVRANICVDKNASQEVVEQMARQQVASWLAGKEIIKVIFVPSRLISFVVK; encoded by the coding sequence ATGAATTACGATTTTAAATCGGTCGAGTCAAAATGGCAAAAACAGTGGAAGGATGCTAATCCTGCTGCGTCTAAAAATAGTAAAACGGATAAGAAATATTATTGTTTAGATATGTTTCCGTATCCATCAGGTTCGGGCCTGCATGTAGGGCATTGGCGTGGATACGTGCTCTCAGATATTTATGCACGGATTAAATGGCTGCAAGGATACAACGTACTACATCCAATGGGGTGGGATGCATTTGGGTTGCCTGCTGAAAATGATGCGATTAAAAAGGGTATACACCCCAAAGAAGGAACTGCAAAAAATATTGCGGTTTTTAAAGAGCAGTTGCAGCATATTGCAGCGATATATGATTGGACTAAAGAGCTTGATACTACTGACCCGCAATATTATAAATGGACCCAGTGGATTTTCTTGCAGATGTTTCATGCAGGGCTAGCATATGAATCGGTGATGCCGATTAATTGGTGCCCTTCTTGTTTGACTGGGCTTGCAAATGAAGAAGTGGTCAATGGTGGGTGTGAGCGATGTGGTAGCATAGTTGAGCAGAAAAATATTCGACAATGGATGTTGCGCATTACGCAGTACGCGCAAAAATTATTGGATGGTCTTGATAAACTTGCATGGTCAGACAATATTAAATTGATGCAAAAGAATTGGATTGGGCGTTCGCAAGGTTTAGAAATTAATTTTGCTACTCATGATCAGCAGGGTTCTGCAGTGCAATTGACCGTATATACAACGCGCCCGGATACCATTTTTGGGGTGACTTTCATAGTGATTGCGCCAGATCATCCGCTTTTAAAATCTTTGTTGTCAAATGAAAAAAAGCAAGAAGTCGAATGGTATATCAAGCAGAGTAAAGAGAATGATAGTAGCAAGCATAAGACCGGGTTGTTTTCTGGTGTGTATGTAATAAATCCTGCTACTAACGGCCAAATTCCTTTGTATATTGCTGATTATGTTCTCAGCTCATATGGCACTGGTGTGGTAATGGGAGTTCCTGCTCATGATGAGCGGGATTTTGCATTTGTAAAACAGTTTGGGTTGTCCGTTGTGCAAGTAATTGATGCACCAGAAATTCAGTATGATGCGCATGGTACGATACTGCACGCATACATGGGTGATGGAACACTTATTAATAGTGGTACGTTTAATGGACTGTCTGCGTTTACTGATGGTAAACAAGCGATCATAAAAGATTTGGTTGCGCGTGGTGTGGCGACTGAAAAAATAAATTATAAATTACGTGATTGGATTTTCTCTCGTCAGCGATATTGGGGAGAGCCAATTCCGCTTGTGCATTGTGATGCCTGTGGAATAGTGCCCGTTCCTGAAGACCAATTGCCGATAACATTGCCTGATGTTGAGCACTATGCACCGACGGGAACAGGAGAATCACCATTGGCAGCAATGACCGATTGGGTGAATACAACATGTCCAAAATGTAGCGGTTGTGCAAAACGTGAAACAAATACTATGCCGCAGTGGGCAGGATCATGCTGGTATTTCTTACGGTATCCAAATCCGACGTTGTCAGATCGTCCATGGAGTGCAGAGGATATGCAGTATTGGTTGCCGGTAGATCTGTATGTCGGTGGTATCGAGCACGCAATTTTGCATCTTCTATATGCACGGTTTTATGTAAAAGTTTTGTATGATTTGGGACATTTGCCGTTTGATGAACCGTTTACGCATCTCTTTAATCAAGGAATGGTTCTTAAATATTCAGAAAAATCTGGATGTGTTGAAAAGATGTCTAAGTCAAAAGGCAACGTAGTAAATCCTGATGAAATTGTAGCATCATATGGTTCTGATGCTCTGCGTATGTACATGATGTTTATGGGGCCGCCAGAACTGGATTGTGAATGGCAAGATGCCGGTCTTGAAGGTATTAAGCGATTTTTGTATAAATTCTGGCGATACATGGCTGAGATGCACATTGTTGATACGCAGGATGAGCAGACAACACGACGAGTACATCTGTTTTTAAAAGAGTTCCAAACGCGACTGGATCATTTTAAACCAAACACTGCAATATCTGCAGCGATGGAATGGCTCAATGATGCGATTGCTGGTCACATGCAATTGAATGCACCATTATTTGAATATATTGTTGTTTCATTGTCGGTTTTAGCGCCGCATATGGCGAGTGAACTGCTTGAGAAGAAATTAGGCAAGCGACTTGTTGATTGTCCATGGCCAACATATGATCCAGCATTGTTGACACAAACTACGTGCACGGTGGTTGTTCAGGTGAATGGTAAAGTGAGAGCCAATATTTGCGTGGATAAAAATGCATCGCAAGAAGTTGTTGAACAAATGGCCAGACAGCAGGTGGCATCATGGCTTGCTGGTAAAGAGATTATTAAAGTTATTTTTGTGCCTAGCAGGCTTATAAGTTTTGTTGTAAAATAG
- a CDS encoding DUF6159 family protein, which translates to MSYINRFYQGFWLSISSFLLIWKEKIPFLHFLIIETTGLRLYAAMSKISKTSGGSHILMKAAALWLIITILTFFNACIVYLTMQHIKGNMPTCGDAFQACLAKRKPLIIWTLLSATITTTTCMLLERAITMPLICYIILAVLVILWHLVTTFVLPMIMFERKTIVQTIIASHALFHEQWVEIVAGGSSFAVIILLSLLATIIPSPLAVAFLMSTLSTTIAIFQTKLYYNHEKNTLQELEELQRESLFE; encoded by the coding sequence ATGTCCTATATCAATAGATTTTACCAAGGATTTTGGTTATCGATTTCTAGCTTTTTACTTATTTGGAAGGAAAAGATACCATTTTTACATTTCCTTATTATTGAAACAACTGGACTGCGATTGTATGCAGCAATGAGCAAAATCAGTAAAACATCGGGCGGATCTCACATACTCATGAAAGCTGCCGCTCTCTGGCTCATCATCACCATACTGACTTTTTTTAACGCTTGTATTGTGTATCTCACCATGCAGCACATCAAAGGCAACATGCCAACATGCGGTGATGCGTTCCAAGCATGCCTAGCAAAAAGAAAACCACTTATCATATGGACGCTACTATCCGCAACTATAACTACAACAACCTGCATGCTCCTTGAGCGCGCAATAACCATGCCGCTCATTTGCTACATAATTTTAGCGGTTCTGGTAATTCTCTGGCATCTGGTTACCACATTTGTGCTACCCATGATTATGTTTGAACGAAAAACAATAGTGCAAACGATTATTGCATCGCATGCACTGTTTCATGAACAATGGGTAGAGATTGTTGCTGGAGGAAGCTCTTTCGCGGTGATAATTTTACTGTCACTACTTGCAACAATAATTCCATCCCCACTCGCTGTAGCTTTTTTAATGAGCACGCTTTCAACAACCATTGCTATCTTCCAAACAAAGCTCTACTACAATCATGAGAAAAACACGCTACAAGAACTAGAAGAACTGCAACGAGAAAGCTTATTCGAATAA
- a CDS encoding DEAD/DEAH box helicase: MKTFNDFPINSLILAALSEQGFTTPTQIQEKAFAHLLSKDRIDFHGQAQTGTGKTLAFGIPLIQSIDPSSSAVQGLIVAPTRELVLQIAESLQSVARNTGCTIVTVYGGVSIERQMQALRGKAHIVVGTPGRLNDHIRRRTLSLKGLKTLVLDEADIMLDMGFKEEVDEILANASYDRQIWLFSATVKPGITAIKKQYMKDPVIVQASREQVGSVNTQQFYCVVPTKYKLQALVRFIDSEPEFYGIVFCRTKILAAEIAQELGKKGYSARALHGDINQTMRNSVIAAFKAKKFSVLVATDVAARGIDVDSLSHVVNYCIPDDQESYVHRVGRTGRAGKQGVAITFAGARDVRRMQAIGNRFNMTINQIEVPSIESIAQVRLEKVKNYVTELIEKNLTPSIHTEKLTTLLEQYTPTQRSSALHALLYTTILQGVDEQKDISFAVEKSTERSSSGRSRGGDFSRDRDFDSDKPRRGGRSSDRRSDDGGSRDGGGRYEVDPNSKEIMVHAGSLDGVTKSDLIQFLTQSRAVTNDAIGKIRIIQKRSFVHVPTKVVPALLQQLKSVHLCGKKVRVNIAQR; the protein is encoded by the coding sequence ATGAAAACGTTTAATGATTTTCCTATTAATTCTCTAATTCTCGCTGCTCTTAGCGAGCAGGGCTTCACGACTCCCACACAAATTCAAGAAAAGGCATTTGCCCATCTTCTCTCTAAAGACCGTATAGATTTCCATGGTCAGGCACAAACAGGAACAGGGAAAACCCTTGCTTTTGGTATTCCTTTAATTCAATCGATCGATCCAAGCAGCTCAGCTGTTCAGGGCTTGATTGTTGCCCCTACTCGTGAATTGGTCTTACAAATCGCAGAAAGTTTACAGTCTGTTGCTCGAAATACCGGATGCACCATTGTAACCGTTTATGGCGGTGTGTCTATTGAGCGACAAATGCAGGCATTGCGCGGCAAGGCTCATATTGTTGTAGGTACCCCAGGGCGTCTTAATGACCATATTCGTCGTCGCACATTATCTCTTAAAGGATTAAAGACTTTGGTTCTTGATGAAGCGGATATCATGCTTGATATGGGCTTTAAAGAGGAAGTTGATGAGATCTTGGCAAATGCATCATATGACAGACAAATTTGGTTATTCTCTGCAACAGTAAAACCTGGAATTACTGCAATCAAGAAGCAGTATATGAAAGATCCGGTAATTGTTCAGGCGAGCAGAGAGCAGGTTGGTTCAGTAAATACGCAGCAATTTTATTGCGTGGTGCCAACTAAATATAAATTACAGGCGTTAGTGCGCTTTATTGATAGTGAACCAGAATTTTATGGTATTGTGTTCTGTCGGACCAAAATATTGGCAGCTGAAATTGCACAAGAACTTGGTAAAAAAGGGTACTCTGCGCGTGCATTGCATGGTGATATAAATCAGACTATGCGTAATAGCGTTATCGCAGCATTTAAAGCAAAAAAATTCTCAGTGTTAGTTGCAACTGATGTGGCAGCTCGTGGTATTGACGTTGATAGTCTTTCGCATGTCGTGAACTATTGTATACCTGATGATCAAGAAAGTTACGTGCATCGTGTTGGTCGAACTGGCCGTGCAGGTAAACAAGGTGTGGCAATTACATTTGCGGGAGCTCGTGATGTGCGTCGTATGCAAGCAATTGGAAATCGTTTTAACATGACGATTAATCAAATTGAAGTGCCGAGCATTGAATCGATTGCACAAGTTCGCTTAGAAAAAGTAAAAAATTACGTGACTGAGTTGATTGAAAAAAATCTTACGCCATCAATCCATACAGAAAAACTAACAACATTGCTTGAGCAATATACACCTACGCAGCGATCAAGTGCGTTGCATGCATTGTTGTACACAACAATCTTGCAAGGTGTTGATGAGCAGAAAGATATTTCGTTCGCTGTAGAAAAATCAACAGAACGTTCTTCTTCTGGTAGATCCCGTGGTGGTGATTTTTCAAGAGACCGTGATTTTGATTCTGATAAACCTCGTCGTGGTGGTAGATCGTCAGATCGTCGTTCAGATGATGGTGGTAGTCGCGATGGTGGTGGTCGTTATGAAGTTGACCCTAATAGCAAAGAAATCATGGTTCATGCAGGATCGCTTGATGGAGTTACCAAATCAGATCTTATTCAGTTTTTGACACAATCGCGTGCAGTTACTAATGATGCAATTGGCAAAATCCGTATTATTCAAAAACGTAGTTTTGTTCACGTGCCAACGAAAGTTGTACCAGCATTGTTGCAGCAACTGAAAAGTGTGCATCTTTGTGGTAAGAAAGTTCGTGTTAACATTGCACAGCGATAG
- a CDS encoding 30S ribosomal protein S1 — protein sequence MSKTVIRPNQFAKVDVAMLAVHDDLALNQAQIDELSQLYGEALNSLKSGKLVTGRIIRIDSDGVLVNIEYKSDGLISRQEFSEHELKQLKVGDPIEVILDNLENAQGNVILSYEKAKAVKAWDAITKLFEENKPVEGVVTHKVKGGLNVDIGIPAFLPGSQIDLHRVLDFDQYVGQTIVANILKINKKRGNVIISRRKYLSEMRSEERKKILDTLTEGQIIQGVVKNITNYGVFIDIGGVDGLLHITDMTWGRISHPSELVHIGDTISVKVLSFDKTNEKISLGLKQLSDNPWKKVSETLKEGSRIKGRISSITDYGLFVEVEKGVEGLIHISEISWTERISDLSKRFHVGQEIEALVVSFDKDNRRMSLSIKQLNKNPWESLHEQFAVGQKIKGAISNITDFGIFIQILPGIDGLVHISDLSWTEHIDHPSDMFKKGDEVEAIILNIDKDNKKISLGIKQLTEDPWELIEKQYPVGAIIEGEVSKITNFGAFIKLASGVEGLVHISELSNETVDKVEDILKVGQKTQFRVINVNKNDRKLGLSLKLTPSQPKEEKEHAAPKTQAAPKKQAARKEVPQQPVQPKTKSQFQLELEKHTSRPRQDDETTSEE from the coding sequence ATGTCAAAAACAGTCATACGTCCTAATCAATTTGCCAAAGTCGATGTTGCCATGCTGGCAGTCCATGACGATCTTGCCTTAAACCAGGCACAAATTGATGAGCTTTCCCAGTTATATGGCGAAGCGCTCAACAGTTTAAAATCAGGAAAACTGGTTACTGGAAGAATCATCAGAATCGATTCTGATGGAGTTCTTGTAAACATCGAATACAAATCTGATGGACTTATCTCACGACAAGAATTTTCTGAGCATGAACTAAAACAGTTAAAAGTTGGCGATCCAATTGAAGTCATACTTGATAACTTAGAAAATGCTCAAGGTAATGTCATCCTCTCTTACGAGAAAGCAAAAGCAGTTAAAGCATGGGATGCTATTACAAAACTATTTGAAGAAAATAAGCCGGTTGAAGGTGTGGTAACACACAAAGTTAAAGGTGGATTAAACGTTGATATCGGAATCCCAGCCTTTTTACCTGGTTCACAAATTGATCTACACCGTGTACTTGATTTTGATCAATACGTTGGACAAACAATCGTTGCAAACATCCTTAAGATCAACAAAAAACGTGGTAACGTTATTATCTCTCGTCGTAAATACCTTTCTGAAATGCGATCCGAAGAGCGTAAGAAGATCCTTGATACGCTTACTGAAGGACAAATTATCCAAGGTGTTGTTAAAAATATCACCAACTATGGTGTATTTATCGACATCGGTGGCGTAGATGGCCTTCTCCATATTACTGATATGACCTGGGGACGCATCTCTCATCCAAGCGAGCTTGTACATATCGGCGACACCATTTCCGTGAAAGTACTTTCATTTGATAAAACAAATGAGAAAATCTCTCTAGGATTGAAGCAACTCAGCGACAACCCATGGAAAAAAGTAAGTGAAACACTCAAAGAAGGTTCACGTATCAAAGGTAGAATCTCAAGCATCACTGATTATGGTCTATTTGTAGAAGTAGAAAAAGGGGTAGAAGGACTTATCCATATCTCTGAAATCTCATGGACTGAACGTATCAGCGATCTTTCTAAACGATTCCACGTTGGTCAAGAAATCGAAGCACTTGTTGTTTCATTTGATAAAGACAACAGACGTATGTCGCTCAGCATCAAACAATTGAATAAAAACCCATGGGAATCTCTGCATGAACAGTTTGCAGTTGGCCAAAAAATTAAAGGCGCAATTAGCAACATTACCGATTTTGGTATCTTCATCCAGATCTTACCAGGTATCGATGGTTTAGTGCATATCTCTGATCTTTCATGGACTGAGCATATTGATCACCCAAGCGACATGTTCAAAAAGGGTGATGAAGTTGAAGCGATCATCCTGAACATTGATAAAGACAACAAGAAGATCTCTCTTGGTATCAAACAGTTAACTGAAGATCCATGGGAATTGATTGAAAAACAGTATCCTGTTGGTGCTATCATCGAAGGTGAAGTTTCTAAAATCACTAATTTTGGTGCGTTTATCAAGCTTGCATCGGGCGTTGAAGGACTCGTACATATCTCTGAATTATCAAACGAAACTGTTGATAAAGTAGAAGATATATTAAAGGTTGGTCAAAAAACCCAGTTCCGCGTGATCAATGTTAACAAAAATGATCGCAAACTTGGTCTCAGCTTGAAACTAACTCCTTCTCAACCAAAAGAAGAGAAAGAGCACGCTGCACCAAAAACACAAGCTGCTCCTAAAAAACAGGCTGCACGCAAAGAAGTACCGCAACAACCAGTTCAGCCAAAAACAAAAAGCCAGTTCCAGCTTGAACTAGAAAAGCATACTTCTCGCCCACGCCAAGATGATGAAACAACAAGCGAAGAATAA
- the ndk gene encoding nucleoside-diphosphate kinase → MNKTTISIIILTAFVVIAAVIYSIHRQQKQGASTVVEKTFAIIKPDAVAAKNSGPIIAAIEQNGFNIVGMRKLQMNKETAETFYAVHAARPFFGELVEFIISGPVVVLALEKENAIKAWRDLMGATDPKQAAEGTLRKQFGANIGNNALHGSDAPETAATELGIFFPELNK, encoded by the coding sequence ATGAATAAAACAACAATATCAATAATCATACTTACAGCTTTTGTAGTGATTGCAGCAGTGATTTATTCTATTCACCGTCAACAAAAACAAGGAGCATCCACCGTGGTTGAAAAAACATTTGCAATAATTAAACCTGATGCAGTTGCTGCAAAAAATAGTGGCCCTATCATTGCCGCTATTGAGCAAAACGGTTTCAATATCGTTGGCATGCGTAAACTACAGATGAACAAAGAAACTGCAGAAACATTTTATGCAGTTCACGCAGCTCGTCCATTTTTTGGCGAGTTAGTGGAGTTCATTATCTCTGGTCCAGTGGTGGTCCTTGCGCTTGAAAAAGAAAACGCTATCAAAGCATGGCGTGATCTTATGGGCGCAACCGATCCAAAGCAGGCTGCTGAAGGAACATTGCGTAAGCAATTTGGTGCTAACATTGGCAACAATGCTCTGCACGGTTCAGATGCACCAGAAACAGCTGCCACAGAATTAGGCATCTTCTTTCCTGAGCTGAACAAATAA